Below is a window of Veillonella rodentium DNA.
GTAAAGTAGGCAAAAACACAACAATTGGTGGTTTCTACAACCGTGTAAACCAAGATACTGATACTGGTTACAAAAATGTATACGGCTTCAATGCTGATGCTAACTTCAACAAAGTTTGGGTTGGCGGTGAATGGTTGAAAGATTCTAAAGTAAATCGTTCTCAAGCTTGGACTGCAGGTCTTGGTTATGGTAACTACGACATCAAAAAAGCAGGTACTTGGGATGTGAAAGGTCAATACTTCAACCAAAAAGAAAATGCACCTATCGTAGATACTACTTATAACCAATTCTACACTACAGATGCTAAAGGTTGGATGGCAACTGTTGACTATGCATTGCAGAACAACGTTGGTTTGTCCGCTAACTACGGTTTCGACTGGAAAACTCAAAGCGGTGCTGATCTTGGTGACTTCTACCGTGCAGACCTTAACTATAAATTCTAATTTGACAGTTAATCATATAAAAGGGACTCCTTCGGGGGTCTCTTTTTTGTATATAATTTATATGTGCATTATTCAAGCTATTAATAATTTTAATGAATTCTCAGTGAATTGGACTGCTGTTATTCCTTTTCGGTATGGTGATGAACCTTTATCTTATGGTTATTATGAATGAATACTCTGTATATTTCGGTTTATTATGCATTATTCGTATATACTCGGGTATTTACATTCTCTCTGTATGGTCGTAAGATGAGAATATAAATGGTAAGACCAAGGGGGAATGGCTATTTTTCTTGCACTACACACATTCAACCTTGTATGAGGACCTTGGAGAGGAGGCCCGATAGGACCGGACAATTCTGTCTGGTCCTATTTTTATTCCTCTATAAAATGGTATAATAAAGAGTATATTATTTGTTATATAAAGGAGGCGGGCATGGATCCTTCTTTTTCTCATATACAGATGGTGGCTATCGATTGTGATGAGACCTTGGTACGCAGTGATAATACCGTATCGGATTATACCGTTGATGTGCTGCAACGCTTACAGGAAAAGGGCGTTGCCGTTACGATTGCAACGGGGCGTATGTATCAGACGGCTCGTCCTGTCGGGGAGGCATTACGGCTTGGCAATGTACCGATGATTCTATTCTCCGGCGGGTTGATTCAGGAATTAACCACCGGTCAAAAGCTGTTTGAACAGACCGTGCCTCTTACAGCGGTACAGCGAATCTTTCAGATGGCGGAAAAACATCATTGGCATATACAGTCCTATGTAGATGACCGATTGTTATGTCATCATCCGACGTGGCAATCCGAGCTGTACGAACGTCAGACGGGGGCGAAGCCCGAGTTCCTAGGCAATGATCTGTACGGTTTGAACAGAGAACCGAATAAGTTGATTGCTATCGATAAAG
It encodes the following:
- a CDS encoding HAD family hydrolase, encoding MDPSFSHIQMVAIDCDETLVRSDNTVSDYTVDVLQRLQEKGVAVTIATGRMYQTARPVGEALRLGNVPMILFSGGLIQELTTGQKLFEQTVPLTAVQRIFQMAEKHHWHIQSYVDDRLLCHHPTWQSELYERQTGAKPEFLGNDLYGLNREPNKLIAIDKEEHIDGIIDTLRPSVGDMVTMVRSQADFLEIIAPHVSKGHALQRLADSNVIPLEHIVSFGNAENDISMLTRTGFSVAVKNATPAVKAMAKGVCGHHNEDGVAHWIEENLL